In the genome of Ignavibacteria bacterium, the window ATCAATATCAACGGAAATATTTCTGTCAACTCTTAGCAAAGGATTGCCGCTTGCAGGATCTCCTTTAATCTTGTAATCGAGCTTGAAGTTTGATGATTCATACTGCAATCCGCCATAAGCTGTAAATACACCAAATGATTTACTCGCATGTGCATTGAATGCAAGATTTGTTGATGAAATTAGATTTGTAACTTCAAGTTTATTGTAAAGAACTTGAACTGCAACATCAAGAGGGATCAGCGGGATCCATTGGCTGATATTGTGTTTCACCCCAATTCCAAGAAAATTAAATTCGTTTTCATTGATATTGACAGAGGGAATAAAGCGAACAAGAAGTTCCGTCCCAAATGTGCTAATAGTAGCTTGAGGCACACCAAATGGAACACTTGTTTGATTGAAACCATCAGGATAAGTAACAAAACCGAATGGTCCGGAATAAATTCCCCCTTTGTTTCCCCAAATCGTTGCAGATGGATCACCAGAAGCGTATCCGGTTGGGAGCTTAGGATCAAATGTTAGTTGGTCATTTGGAATAAAGATCATCATTCCTTTAATGCCGATCGAGAATCCAAAAATCTTTGCGACTTTTGCAGAATGAAATCCACCGGAATTTAATCCAGTTCCAAGCGTAGTGACCATTGGCTTTACGTAGCTGATAATATCGTTTTCATCGATTTTACCGAATCGGTCATCTAATTGGGAATACGCCTGTCCAGTTAATAAACCGAAAATTGTAACTATAAAAATTAACTTTTTCAAAGTAACTCCTATATTATTTTTTTAATATTTATAAGCGCCCTCACATATAAAAATAATGTGATTCATTTAGGTGAATAATACAATTTTGTTTATTAAAAAAGAATTCCTTTTTCTTTTTTTATCGATAAATTCTAATTGAACACGATGTGAATGTTAAAATCATTATTCAAAAGAAAAAAATTTATCCGATAATGATTGTAAATCAATAAATATTAAATTTGTATTGAAAATTCTTGGAGATCTGTATGTTTTCGAACTCTATCAGGCTTTTATTTTTACTCTCTGTAATTTTATTAATTTCAAACTGCCGGGAGACTCCTTCTGACAGTGAACTACCTCAAATTCCCCCTGATCCAAGCGGAAGTGTTCCAGTGTTGGTTAGGAATAATTTAGTTCCTTCAGGGAGTTTTGCAACAGTCAATGGTGAAAGAAGAAAATTAAATCTTTCTGGTATAGTCATAAATAATTATTCAGTCGACTTAAAAGGGACAAACGACGCCGGACAGAATGTTTGGATCGAGGTAGACAGCGTGAATAAAGGTATACTCGTAAATAGAGTCAGCCGTGGAAATATTCTTCCTGCTGATGTGGTTTTTTGTGTGGATGTGTCTGGAAGCATGCCAGCTGCCGTGGTTGATTCAATTTTGAACACAATAAGTATTTTCGCAGATGTTTTATATAATTACGGAATAGATTTGAGATTTGGCGGAATTGGCTATGTAGGGGACATTCGAGGATATAAAAATCTTACAGGCGATGTTGCGAATTTTAAAAATTGGGTGCGCTCAACAAAGTTTGAAGATCCATCTACTGAGGTTTTATTTCCGGCTTATGGTTCAAGTTCGCTTTCTCAAAATTCAGTAACAGCAATAAAATTTGCAGATTCTGCTTTTTCGTGGCGAAGCGGAGCTCAGAAAATTTATATTTTATTTACGGATGCACCAGTTAGTCCAAGCTCTCAAGTCAATTGGGCAAATGAATGGGTTGTTGCAAATCAAAAAGGCAAAGCTTCTGTAAATGTTGTATTCTTCGGTGACACCACAAAATATACAAATCAATGGTATCCGCTGAATTTATCGAATCAAAATCCTAAGGACATTGCTTACGCCACAGGCGGAAGCTTCTCGCTCTTTCCCGGAACGGCTGAAGGCTTGGATATTTCCAAACTTCCGATTACAAACGCATTAGCATCAAGTCATTCAATTGAGTTTTTATCAAAATCCGGATCGAGAAAAGTCAGAGTAATTCTTTCAGTCAGTTCGAATTACGACGGGCAATCGAGCTTCGTTGTAAATTTTCCGTAGTTTGATCTTTAAAAAACGGAGGGATAATAATTTTATCCCTCTGCTATAATAAAAAATCTTCCTCAGAAATTTTCGTTTAGGGCATATTTTGTTTGAGTAAAAATATTTTAAAATAGTTCTTGACTTACAGTATACGTTAACGTATACTTGTACAGAAAATATACGTAAAAGGACACAATGAAGAATAATTTTTACACTGAAGAAGAGCTCTTAAACAAAATTTCACTTTCCACGAAAGATTTTGAAGAGCTGAAATCTCATGCACTAATTGCTCCGGTAATTAAAAACAAAGGGAACACGGCCTTGTATGACA includes:
- a CDS encoding VWA domain-containing protein, producing the protein MFSNSIRLLFLLSVILLISNCRETPSDSELPQIPPDPSGSVPVLVRNNLVPSGSFATVNGERRKLNLSGIVINNYSVDLKGTNDAGQNVWIEVDSVNKGILVNRVSRGNILPADVVFCVDVSGSMPAAVVDSILNTISIFADVLYNYGIDLRFGGIGYVGDIRGYKNLTGDVANFKNWVRSTKFEDPSTEVLFPAYGSSSLSQNSVTAIKFADSAFSWRSGAQKIYILFTDAPVSPSSQVNWANEWVVANQKGKASVNVVFFGDTTKYTNQWYPLNLSNQNPKDIAYATGGSFSLFPGTAEGLDISKLPITNALASSHSIEFLSKSGSRKVRVILSVSSNYDGQSSFVVNFP